GCGGCACGGCTCCCCTCGCCCTACCACCCCCGCGTCTGGAGGAGGTCGGATTCCTTGAGCTTGGAGGTCTCGATGCCCGGCATGGCCTCGCCCAGGTCCTCGGAGACCTTGGCCAGTACGTCGGGGTCCTTGTAGCGGGTCGTGGCCTGGACGATGGCGCGGGCCCGCACGGCCGGATCCGCCGACTTGAAGATGCCCGATCCTACGAAGACGGCCTCGGCTCCGAGCTGCATCATGAGCGCGGCGTCCGCAGGGGTCGCGATGCCGCCCGCCGAGAAGTTGGGCACCGGCAGCTTGCCCTGCCCGGCGATCCACCGCACCAGCTCGTAGGGCGCCCCCAGGTTCTTTGCCTCCGTCATCAGTTCCTCGGGCCCGAGCGTGGTGAGCCGCTTGAGGCCGGACACCACCGCGCGCATGTGACGCACGGCCTCGACGATGTTGCCGGAGCCCGCCTCGCCCTTGGTGCGGATCATCGCGGCGCCCTCGCCGATTCGCCTGAGGGCCTCACCGAGGTCACGACAGCCGCAGACGAAGGGCACCTTGAAGGCGAACTTGTCCACGTGGAAGTGCTCGTCGGCCGGCGTCAGGACCTCGGACTCGTCGATGTAGTCCACCCCCAGCGCCTCCAGGATCTGCGCCTCGACGAAATGCCCGATGCGGCACTTCGCCATCACCGGGATGGAGACCGCCTGCTGGATCTCCTTGATCTTCCGCACTGGCGACATGCGGGCCACCCCGCCGTCTCGACGGATATCTGACGGCACACGCTCGAGCGCCATCACGGCCACGGCACCGGCGTCCTCGGCGATCTTCGCCTGCTCGGCGTTGGTGACGTCCATGATCACGCCACCCTTGAGCATCTCGGCCAGCCCGACCTTCAGTCTCAGCGTCCCGATCTCCATGTCTCTGTTCTCCTTTATGTCGCTCGAATGTGGATGACTTCGGTGTGGCGGTTGGGCCTCTTCGCCCCTCTTGGGGCTCATCGGGGCGCCCGGGCAACCGGGGCCTCTTCGCGCCTTCGGCGCTTTCTCCATGTTGCTTGAATGTGGATGACCTCGGTGTGGCGGTCGGGCCTCTTCGCGCCTTCGGCGCCTTCTCCATGTTGCTTGAATGGGGATGACCTCGGTGTGGCG
This window of the Candidatus Rokuibacteriota bacterium genome carries:
- the pdxS gene encoding pyridoxal 5'-phosphate synthase lyase subunit PdxS, whose amino-acid sequence is MEIGTLRLKVGLAEMLKGGVIMDVTNAEQAKIAEDAGAVAVMALERVPSDIRRDGGVARMSPVRKIKEIQQAVSIPVMAKCRIGHFVEAQILEALGVDYIDESEVLTPADEHFHVDKFAFKVPFVCGCRDLGEALRRIGEGAAMIRTKGEAGSGNIVEAVRHMRAVVSGLKRLTTLGPEELMTEAKNLGAPYELVRWIAGQGKLPVPNFSAGGIATPADAALMMQLGAEAVFVGSGIFKSADPAVRARAIVQATTRYKDPDVLAKVSEDLGEAMPGIETSKLKESDLLQTRGW